The Fervidobacterium gondwanense DSM 13020 genome includes a window with the following:
- a CDS encoding histone deacetylase family protein gives MSCEFVFFSDLNVDFVPRKEIDNGKFVRNPEKPERLTGVLGYLNKKFQSGSVVEFSEEWILKVHTEKYFKYIVKKSQEVSGEYIPEVFFVDLIFDTGTPINNLTYIAAKRAVDVALSAAECSFTSGKVTYALTRPPGHHAMRSFGGGYCYFNNVAIAAKFFEEKGMKVAILDVDFHHGNGTQDIFYADPNVLYVSLHGDPKEFYPWYSGFEDEIGEGKGRGKNINIPLPRGTDGRIYFEALRKALEKIQEFSPDVFLLSLGTDTHVKDPVGKFSLKSEDYKIAGRLIADATSKVKYKVLVHEGGYNHYSNLSAVKNFLEGFLS, from the coding sequence ATGTCGTGTGAATTCGTTTTCTTTTCAGATTTGAACGTTGATTTTGTACCAAGGAAAGAAATCGACAATGGAAAATTCGTAAGAAATCCAGAAAAACCCGAGAGACTTACTGGGGTGTTAGGTTATTTAAATAAGAAATTTCAATCAGGAAGCGTCGTTGAATTCTCTGAAGAATGGATTCTCAAAGTGCATACTGAAAAATATTTTAAGTACATTGTCAAAAAATCTCAGGAAGTATCTGGTGAATATATTCCAGAAGTCTTTTTTGTCGATTTAATTTTTGATACTGGAACTCCTATAAACAATCTTACTTATATTGCAGCTAAACGGGCAGTGGACGTTGCATTGTCTGCTGCAGAGTGTTCTTTCACAAGTGGAAAAGTAACATATGCATTAACTCGGCCACCCGGGCATCATGCGATGCGTAGTTTCGGTGGTGGTTATTGTTATTTCAACAATGTTGCAATCGCTGCGAAATTTTTTGAAGAAAAGGGTATGAAGGTTGCAATCTTAGATGTTGACTTCCACCACGGTAACGGCACGCAAGACATCTTTTATGCTGATCCAAATGTGCTCTATGTCTCTTTGCATGGTGATCCAAAAGAATTCTATCCATGGTACAGTGGTTTTGAAGACGAGATAGGTGAGGGAAAAGGCAGAGGGAAGAATATAAATATACCACTTCCAAGGGGAACTGATGGAAGGATTTATTTTGAGGCACTAAGAAAGGCACTGGAGAAGATTCAAGAATTTAGCCCCGATGTGTTTTTGCTTTCTCTCGGAACCGATACGCATGTTAAAGATCCAGTAGGTAAGTTTTCTTTAAAATCTGAAGATTACAAGATAGCAGGCAGACTGATTGCTGATGCCACATCAAAGGTAAAGTACAAAGTCTTAGTACATGAAGGTGGTTATAATCATTATTCAAATCTCTCTGCAGTAAAGAATTTTCTTGAGGGATTCCTAAGCTAA
- a CDS encoding GatB/YqeY domain-containing protein, whose protein sequence is MSLKEKILSDMKEAMKNKDDLRLRVLRAIKTAIGYFEVEGEKREATDEDIQKLILKEIKKRQESIEAYRNAGREDLAKAEEEELKILEEYAPKMLSKDEIAAIVSAVIKELNATQKDFGKVMKEVMARVKGSADGKLVNEVVKELLS, encoded by the coding sequence ATGAGCCTTAAGGAAAAGATTTTGAGCGATATGAAAGAAGCTATGAAGAATAAAGATGACCTCAGACTAAGAGTTCTTAGAGCAATTAAGACGGCTATTGGATATTTCGAAGTCGAGGGTGAAAAAAGAGAGGCAACCGATGAGGACATACAAAAGCTGATACTGAAAGAAATTAAGAAGAGACAAGAATCGATAGAAGCTTACAGGAATGCTGGAAGGGAAGACCTTGCAAAGGCAGAAGAAGAAGAGCTTAAGATACTGGAAGAATACGCTCCAAAGATGCTGTCAAAAGATGAGATTGCCGCAATTGTGTCCGCTGTAATTAAGGAACTTAACGCTACGCAGAAAGATTTTGGAAAAGTTATGAAAGAAGTTATGGCACGAGTCAAAGGTTCGGCCGATGGTAAGTTAGTCAATGAAGTGGTGAAGGAACTATTGAGTTGA